From the bacterium genome, one window contains:
- a CDS encoding FlgD immunoglobulin-like domain containing protein, protein MAATQVGQWITVTFPTQNNFNGDFFIIAFIYKSTTMGIATDGAVDYGDRGVCSNNLSTWNNYASEGHTGDMMLRATVSYSGIEENEGAGKEGVYSISPNPVINRSVVSYTIKENSKVSLKIYDIAGKEVKTIANGIETAGTKKIEWNARDNVGKKINSGVYFCKMQINNKEVATKSLIIL, encoded by the coding sequence ATGGCTGCGACACAAGTAGGACAATGGATTACGGTAACGTTTCCCACGCAAAATAATTTCAACGGGGACTTTTTTATAATTGCATTCATCTATAAAAGCACTACTATGGGCATAGCGACAGATGGGGCAGTTGATTATGGGGACAGGGGCGTATGTTCAAACAACCTTTCGACGTGGAACAATTATGCGTCCGAAGGACACACGGGAGATATGATGTTGCGGGCAACGGTTTCGTATAGCGGGATTGAGGAAAATGAGGGCGCAGGCAAGGAAGGAGTTTATTCGATTTCGCCGAATCCGGTAATCAACAGAAGTGTTGTTTCGTATACGATAAAAGAGAACTCGAAAGTTTCTTTGAAAATATATGACATTGCGGGCAAGGAAGTAAAGACTATTGCGAACGGTATCGAAACAGCGGGAACGAAAAAAATAGAGTGGAATGCGAGAGATAACGTTGGGAAGAAAATAAATTCGGGCGTGTATTTTTGCAAGATGCAGATTAACAATAAAGAAGTGGCAACAAAGAGTTTGATAATTTTGTAA